Proteins found in one Brachypodium distachyon strain Bd21 chromosome 5, Brachypodium_distachyon_v3.0, whole genome shotgun sequence genomic segment:
- the LOC100843631 gene encoding sister chromatid cohesion 1 protein 4: MFYSKALLSKKGALGTVWVAAVCDVAALTRDQVIRTDVAASVDKILSDVETPYRILGLLLLGVVRIYSKKVEYLCRECEQVKLLQASALTETTENKVGRRVKKGVSARLVVDQNQQDIPKVKRPPRSVRTSRAENGVTSHDAPVDLPAIFIIPKRFELDSFDLQISENREDDNDDHHQLPRQDTLMEDEQHRMSYLNESYQRMACSFADLDSASFMPAHITLGTATISVIDEVSNLLYSPNREDELENDNQNAEPACNTPVKDVLPPEVMNMIAEVNNLSEKSKSVKKPTRELNTDENVNSASFVSSPESQEIQRSANVVENATCPDLDANSPLIEESEHGLLLEKANTTLSVEIPCHDFEEQESLAPPTLRCNTRTRSINELSPSTPEPMTEKTTGLPEKFIVTTPAKNEKRQVTRKRRRGLYKKDNIDTPTNRKHKRQVKKGAEVLYDEDIVLPNDMMRQAIEDASDLVCKRRKAPHTYLDAWKVAKISSLPDTLMDPLFPCSIGVHFSYSTTAGAPESSCVESVKEKNCLSNEPAESNNSRKDAQNAEKEVVPDEPRNRKLDELNSIKTPVGCYTQSEQIQEDVCKRYDYSANEKSTQVEGDEYSSTGLLEKRLYESNIHSPLFNGPLTADIDYIDEDIPMGEEHTRDEGLLLSTRTRTVARCLHQVFLDKKCQQQGNSPVTLSQALEGRKRKTTARFFYETLNLKSRGLIEVNQDSPYESIVISATPQLELLFQNPE; the protein is encoded by the exons ATGTTCTACTCCAAGGCGTTGCTGTCCAAGAAGGGCGCGCTGGGGACGGTGTGGGTGGCGGCCGTCTGCGACGTGGCGGCGCTCACCAGGGACCAGGTCATCCGCACCGACGTCGCCGCCTCCGTTG ATAAGATTTTGTCTGATGTTGAAACCCCATACAGAATACTGGGGCTGCTTCTGCTCGGTGTTGTTAGGATTTACTCCAAGAAGGTAGAATACCTCTGCCGTGAGTGCGAGCAAGTGAAACTTCTTCAAGCAAGTGCATTAACCGAAACAACAGAGAATAAAGTTGGAAGACGAGTGAAGAAAGGTGTTTCTGCAAGATTAGTGGTAGACCAAAACCAACAAGATATTCCTAAAGTAAAAAGGCCTCCTCGTTCTGTGAGAACTTCAAGGGCAGAAAATGGAGTTACTTCACATGATGCACCAGTTGATCTTCCAGCAATCTTCATAATACCCAAAAGATTTGAGCTTGACTCTTTTGATTTGCAGATTTCTGAAAATAG AGAGGATGACAATGATGATCATCACCAATTGCCACGTCAAG ATACTTTAATGGAAGATGAACAACACCGTATGTCCTATTTGAATGAG TCTTATCAGAGGATGGCATGCTCATTTGCTGATCTGGACTCTGCTTCCTTTATGCCAGCACACAT AACTCTCGGAACTGCAACGATCAGTGTCATTGATGAAGTGAGCAATCTTCTATACTCGCCTAACAGAGAGGATGAACTTGAAAATGACAACCAGAATGCTGAACCTGCTTGCAATACGCCTGTGAAGGA TGTTCTTCCACCTGAGGTGATGAATATGATTGCTGAAGTAAATAATCTTTCAGAGAAAAGCAAAAGTGTGAAGAAACCTACAAGAGAACTGAATACTGACGAGAATGTCAATTCTGCATCTTTTGTCTCTTCGCCAGA AAGTCAAGAAATACAGAGATCTGCAAACGTTGTGGAGAATGCGACTTGTCCAGATCTTGATGCTAATAGTCCCCTAATTGAAGAATCGGAACATGGGTTACTGCTAGAAAAAGCGAACACAACACTGTCTGTAGAAATTCCATGCCATGACTTTGAGGAACAAGAATCACTCGCACCTCCAACCCTCCGATGTAATACACGTACTCGGTCAATCAATGAGCTGTCACCTTCCACTCCAGAGCCCATGACAGAGAAGACTACAG GGTTACCAGAAAAATTTATAGTTACAACACCAGCTAAAAATGAGAAGCGCCAGGTtaccagaaaaagaagaaggggattaTACAAAAAGGACAATATCGATACCCCAACAAATAGAAAGCACAAGCGGCAGGTTAAGAAAGGTGCAGAGGTGTTGTATGATGAGGATATTGTCCTTCCAAATGA TATGATGAGACAAGCAATAGAGGATGCAAGTGATCTAGTGTGCAAAAGAAGGAAGGCACCTCACACTTATCTTGATGCTTGGAAGGTGGCAAAAATTAGTTCTCTGCCAGACACTTTGATGGATCCGTTGTTTCCAT GTTCAATTGGAGTGCACTTTAGTTACTCTACCACAGCAGGAGCACCTGAAAGTTCATGTGTGGAAtcagtaaaagaaaaaaactgtcTTTCAAATGAACCTGCCGAATCCAACAATTCCCGCAAGGATGCTCAAAATGCAGAAAAGGAAGTTGTCCCAGATGAACcaagaaacagaaaattaGATGAACTGAATAGTATCAAGACTCCTGTTGGCTGTTACACTCAAAGTGAGCAAATTCAAGAAGATGTTTGCAAACGTTATGATTATTCTGCCAATGAAAAGAGCACACAAGTTGAAGGAGACGAATATAGTTCAACAGGCCTGCTAGAAAAGAGATTATATGAATCAAATATTCATAGTCCATTGTTCAATGGGCCATTGACTGCTGATATAGATTACATAGATGAG GATATTCCTATGGGTGAAGAGCATACCAGAGATGAAG GTTTGCTGCTTTCAACAAGAACTAG GACAGTAGCAAGGTGCCTCCATCAGGTATTCTTGGACAAGAAGTGCCAGCAGCAAGGGAATAGCCCTGTCACTCTCAGCCAGGCCCTCGAAGGAAGAAAGAGGAAGACCACAGCAAGATTCTTCTATGAAACTTTG AACCTGAAGAGCCGTGGGTTGATAGAGGTCAACCAAGACAGCCCTTACGAGAGCATCGTGATCTCTGCGACTCCACAGCTCGAACTGTTGTTCCAGAATCCAGAGTAG
- the LOC100843939 gene encoding uncharacterized protein LOC100843939 isoform X2 — protein MTASNMPCNVPLLTDGNIIGRKRMASSTIEALFDAKTRSKLDALIARMFYSAGLPFSLARNPWFRQAFIFAANNKFSGYVPPSYSKIRTGLLVQEKTCVERMLRPIKTIWSLKGVSIVSDGWSDPQRRPLLNFMAVTEDGPMFLRAVNIEGELNSKEYIFEKMLETIDFVGAANVVQVVTDNAANCRAAGLLVEQKYPRIFWTPCVVHSLDLALKNIGAIRSEEDPEYEHCNWISEVVSDAQQIQDFILNHSMRLSMFNDFSKLKLLAIAETRFASQIVMLKRFREVQQALTLLIVSSKWSDYRAENEGKARFVREKVINGFWWDKVKYILDFTEPIYSMIRVADTDKSCLHLIYEMWDSMIEKVKVIIYRHEGKKEDEQSPFYNIVHEILQSRWLNNNTPLHCLAHSLNPKCYTQAWLAEVDGREAPHVDEEISIARNTCFRRMFGDGPELHKIKQQFASSSCAERNWSTYGLMHSTTGNRLNPGHAEDLLFVHQNLRLISRKSTEYSSGPTRFWDIGGDTHEIFGGGAHFLEEAVLSLDEPELEALLDDIGALENEAARTEA, from the exons ATGACTGCTAGCAACATGCCTTGCAACGTTCCGCTGCTAACTGATGGCAACATCATTGGGAGGAAGAGAATGGCATCATCAACTATTGAAGCACTCTTCGATGCCAAAACTCGCAGCAAGCTGGATGCTTTGATTGCAAGGATGTTCTATAGTGCAG GGCTGCCTTTCAGTCTTGCAAGAAACCCTTGGTTTAGGCAGGCTTTCATATTTGCTGCCAACAACAAGTTTAGTGGCTATGTCCCTCCAAGCTATAGCAAGATCAGAACCGGTCTTCTTGTGCAAGAGAAGACATGTGTTGAACGAATGCTGCGTCCGATCAAGACAATATGGAGCCTCAAAGGTGTGAGTATCGTGTCAGATGGGTGGTCCGATCCTCAAAGACGGCCTCTCTTGAATTTTATGGCTGTAACAGAAGATGGACCTATGTTTTTAAGAGCAGTCAACATCGAGGGAGAACTAAATAGCAAGGAATACATCTTTGAGAAGATGTTAGAAACCATTGATTTTGTTGGAGCTGCAAATGTTGTCCAAGTGGTCACTGATAATGCAGCCAACTGCAGAGCTGCGGGGCTGCTGGTGGAGCAGAAGTACCCTCGTATTTTCTGGACCCCATGTGTCGTCCATTCTTTGGACCTTGCGTTGAAGAACATAGGTGCAATCAGGAGCGAAGAAGACCCTGAGTATGAACACTGCAACTGGATCAGTGAGGTAGTATCAGATGCGCAGCAGATTCAGGACTTCATATTGAATCACTCCATGAGGTTGTCTATGTTCAACGATTTTAGCAAGTTGAAACTTCTTGCTATTGCTGAAACAAGATTTGCTTCTCAGATTGTGATGTTGAAAAGGTTCCGTGAGGTCCAACAAGCTCTTACTTTGTTGATTGTGAGCTCCAAGTGGTCCGATTATAGAGCTGAGAATGAAGGTAAAGCACGGTTTGTAAGAGAGAAGGTTATCAATGGTTTCTGGTGGGATAAAGTGAAGTATATCCTTGATTTCACCGAGCCCATCTATTCTATGATACGTGTAGCTGACACGGATAAATCATGCCTTCATTTGATATATGAGATGTGGGATAGCATGATTGAGAAGGTGAAGGTTATAATTTATCGCCATGAAGGAAAAAAGGAGGATGAACAATCACCCTTTTACAATATTGTTCATGAGATCCTACAAAGTCGATGGTTAAATAATAATACCCCATTGCATTGTTTGGCACATTCATTGAATCCCAA GTGTTACACTCAAGCTTGGCTTGCTGAGGTTGATGGCCGTGAAGCTCCACATGTTGATGAAGAGATATCAATAGCGAGAAACACATGTTTTAGGAGGATGTTTGGTGATGGTCCTGAACTGCACAAGATCAAACAACAATTTG CATCTTCTTCATGTGCTGAAAGAAATTGGAGCACGTATGGTCTGATGCATAGTACAACAGGAAACAG GCTGAACCCTGGACATGCCGAGGATCTTCTCTTTGTACATCAAAACCTCCGTCTTATTTCAAGGAAATCTACAGAGTATTCGAGTGGACCAACAAGATTTTGGGACATTGGAGGAGACACCCACGAGATATTTGGTGGTGGTGCACATTTTCTTGAAGAAGCTGTGCTCTCACTAGATGAACCAGAGCTAGAGGCACTGCTTGATGATATTGGAGCTTTGGAGAATGAAGCTGCACGGACAGAGGCATAG
- the LOC100843939 gene encoding uncharacterized protein LOC100843939 isoform X1 yields MTASNMPCNVPLLTDGNIIGRKRMASSTIEALFDAKTRSKLDALIARMFYSAGLPFSLARNPWFRQAFIFAANNKFSGYVPPSYSKIRTGLLVQEKTCVERMLRPIKTIWSLKGVSIVSDGWSDPQRRPLLNFMAVTEDGPMFLRAVNIEGELNSKEYIFEKMLETIDFVGAANVVQVVTDNAANCRAAGLLVEQKYPRIFWTPCVVHSLDLALKNIGAIRSEEDPEYEHCNWISEVVSDAQQIQDFILNHSMRLSMFNDFSKLKLLAIAETRFASQIVMLKRFREVQQALTLLIVSSKWSDYRAENEGKARFVREKVINGFWWDKVKYILDFTEPIYSMIRVADTDKSCLHLIYEMWDSMIEKVKVIIYRHEGKKEDEQSPFYNIVHEILQSRWLNNNTPLHCLAHSLNPKCYTQAWLAEVDGREAPHVDEEISIARNTCFRRMFGDGPELHKIKQQFGNFSSFTAGFNSFDSLEDRTYLEPKSWWAIHGSFAPELQKLALKLLGQPASSSCAERNWSTYGLMHSTTGNRLNPGHAEDLLFVHQNLRLISRKSTEYSSGPTRFWDIGGDTHEIFGGGAHFLEEAVLSLDEPELEALLDDIGALENEAARTEA; encoded by the exons ATGACTGCTAGCAACATGCCTTGCAACGTTCCGCTGCTAACTGATGGCAACATCATTGGGAGGAAGAGAATGGCATCATCAACTATTGAAGCACTCTTCGATGCCAAAACTCGCAGCAAGCTGGATGCTTTGATTGCAAGGATGTTCTATAGTGCAG GGCTGCCTTTCAGTCTTGCAAGAAACCCTTGGTTTAGGCAGGCTTTCATATTTGCTGCCAACAACAAGTTTAGTGGCTATGTCCCTCCAAGCTATAGCAAGATCAGAACCGGTCTTCTTGTGCAAGAGAAGACATGTGTTGAACGAATGCTGCGTCCGATCAAGACAATATGGAGCCTCAAAGGTGTGAGTATCGTGTCAGATGGGTGGTCCGATCCTCAAAGACGGCCTCTCTTGAATTTTATGGCTGTAACAGAAGATGGACCTATGTTTTTAAGAGCAGTCAACATCGAGGGAGAACTAAATAGCAAGGAATACATCTTTGAGAAGATGTTAGAAACCATTGATTTTGTTGGAGCTGCAAATGTTGTCCAAGTGGTCACTGATAATGCAGCCAACTGCAGAGCTGCGGGGCTGCTGGTGGAGCAGAAGTACCCTCGTATTTTCTGGACCCCATGTGTCGTCCATTCTTTGGACCTTGCGTTGAAGAACATAGGTGCAATCAGGAGCGAAGAAGACCCTGAGTATGAACACTGCAACTGGATCAGTGAGGTAGTATCAGATGCGCAGCAGATTCAGGACTTCATATTGAATCACTCCATGAGGTTGTCTATGTTCAACGATTTTAGCAAGTTGAAACTTCTTGCTATTGCTGAAACAAGATTTGCTTCTCAGATTGTGATGTTGAAAAGGTTCCGTGAGGTCCAACAAGCTCTTACTTTGTTGATTGTGAGCTCCAAGTGGTCCGATTATAGAGCTGAGAATGAAGGTAAAGCACGGTTTGTAAGAGAGAAGGTTATCAATGGTTTCTGGTGGGATAAAGTGAAGTATATCCTTGATTTCACCGAGCCCATCTATTCTATGATACGTGTAGCTGACACGGATAAATCATGCCTTCATTTGATATATGAGATGTGGGATAGCATGATTGAGAAGGTGAAGGTTATAATTTATCGCCATGAAGGAAAAAAGGAGGATGAACAATCACCCTTTTACAATATTGTTCATGAGATCCTACAAAGTCGATGGTTAAATAATAATACCCCATTGCATTGTTTGGCACATTCATTGAATCCCAA GTGTTACACTCAAGCTTGGCTTGCTGAGGTTGATGGCCGTGAAGCTCCACATGTTGATGAAGAGATATCAATAGCGAGAAACACATGTTTTAGGAGGATGTTTGGTGATGGTCCTGAACTGCACAAGATCAAACAACAATTTGGTAATTTCAGTTCGTTTACTGCTGGATTTAATTCCTTCGATTCACTTGAGGATAGAACCTACCTAGAGCCCAAGTCATGGTGGGCAATTCATGGTAGCTTTGCCCCAGAGCTACAAAAATTGGCACTAAAATTACTTGGTCAGCCAGCATCTTCTTCATGTGCTGAAAGAAATTGGAGCACGTATGGTCTGATGCATAGTACAACAGGAAACAG GCTGAACCCTGGACATGCCGAGGATCTTCTCTTTGTACATCAAAACCTCCGTCTTATTTCAAGGAAATCTACAGAGTATTCGAGTGGACCAACAAGATTTTGGGACATTGGAGGAGACACCCACGAGATATTTGGTGGTGGTGCACATTTTCTTGAAGAAGCTGTGCTCTCACTAGATGAACCAGAGCTAGAGGCACTGCTTGATGATATTGGAGCTTTGGAGAATGAAGCTGCACGGACAGAGGCATAG